The Bacillota bacterium LX-D genomic sequence TTAAGGGCTTTGATAATTTTATAGTTATTCTTGAATCTGACGGCAAGCAACAAATGATTTATAAACATACTATCTCTACTATTTTACCTACTAGAGCAGTTAATTTAAATAGTGAAGCC encodes the following:
- the hfq gene encoding RNA chaperone Hfq, producing MTKSQINLQDAFLNQVRKESILVTIYLVNGFQLKGIVKGFDNFIVILESDGKQQMIYKHTISTILPTRAVNLNSEAKNI